Part of the Aquimarina sp. MAR_2010_214 genome is shown below.
AACCAGAAACTGTCGTTGACAAGATAAATAAATTATAAACTTATCATGAATTTTAATCTTGACTGAAACCTATTTTTAGACATCATCAAAATCAACAGTAATTGATGATGAGGTTGGGTGAGCCTGGCAAGCTAATACTAATCCTTCTGCGATTTCTCCATCAGTAAGGATGCTATTTTTTTCCATTACAGCACTACCTTCAGTGATTTTGCAAATACAAGAACTACATACTCCTCCCTGACAAGAATAAGGCGCATCGATATTCTGGTCTAGTGCTGCATCAAGAATTGTTTTTTTCTGATCCATAGTGAAGTTAAACTCTTCATCATCTACCAATACTTTAATATTGGATTTTCCTTCAAGATCAGTATCTATTTCTGTTGCAGAAGCACTACTGGTAAATAGCTCAAAATGGATATTGTCTTTAGTAGTACCGTTCTCTAGTAAAATTGAAGTTACCGTATTGATCATTTCTTCAGGACCACATAGATAAAATGAAGTAAAAGAAATGTCTTTAAATTTATTTTTCAACACGTAATTTACAGTTGACTTTTCTATTCTTCCAAAGTGAGCGTTATCTTCCTGACTTCTACTATATATAAATTCTATAAATAAACGGTTTGAATAGTTTGCTTGTAATTCTAGCAGTTCTTTATAAAAAATAGTTTCTTCTGGTGTCCTATTTCCATATACCAAAACAAAACGACTATTAGGTTCTTCTTCAAGAATCGCCTTGATCATACTCATTACAGGAGTAATACCACTACCTGCTGCAAAAGCAGCATAAGAGTTACTTGCTTGAGCATTAGGAGTAAGTGAGAAATTACCTTCGGGAGTGTGAACTTCGAGTACATCTCCCTCTTTTAATTTGTTATTAGCAATGACCGAAAATGTACCTCCGGTTATTTCTTTAACAGCCACTTTAAGGATATCACTTTTGGGAGAACTACAAATAGAATATGCTCTGCGCACTTCTTTTCCTTCTATAGTAGTCTTAATAGTAATATATTGACCAGGAATAAAAGAATAAGCATCCTGTAGTGCTGTTGGTACCGCAAAAGTAATAGAAACGGCTAGGGGAGTTTCTCTGGTAATATGTTGTATGGATAGCTTATGAAAATCTGACATTACTATTTTTTTTGCAAAAATAGTAAATACAGTAAAAGAGATATGGTTTTCCTTGAAAAATATATACATAAAATACTTATGCATAAATATTTTATGTATATTTGTTAGCAACAAATAATTTTTTGTATGGGCAATTCTAAATTATATAAAGGTAGTCTTACTACCATTATTTTGAAGCTTTTGGAAGAAAGCGAAAAAATGTATGGATATGAGATTACTCAAAAAGTAAAAGAAATTACCAAAGGAGAACTGAATATTACCGAAGGAGCTCTTTATCCAGCACTTCATAAATTAGAGGCCGAGGGATTATTAGATGTAGAAATGCAAAAAGTAGATAATCGTCTTCGTAAATACTATAAGCTTACTCAAAAAGGAACAAGAGAAACCGCTAATAGGTTATCTGAACTTGAAGAGTATATACGTACGATGCAAACCATCATAAACCCAAAATGGAGTATTAATTAGTTGTTATATGAAAAATAAATTAACCAAAGAGGATATACAGTTTATAGATACCTATTTATCAAATTCTGAGATTCATTATGAAGATATAAGGATAGAATTGATTGACCATGTGGCTTCAGAAATAGAAGATAAAATCAATCAAGGAGATACCCGAGATTTCTATTATATTTTTAAAGATTTTATGGTACAAAACAAAACTTTTCTGGAAAAACAAGGGAGTAAGTCTTTTAATTGGAAAATTTTTAGAAGTGTAACTAAACAGTTTTTAAAAAACATGTATTCATGGCAAGTGATTCTTGGCAGTGTATTTTGTTTTTGGATTTTTAAGAATATATATTCCTATTTCCATATCGAAAGTGTTATGAGATTGTTTTTCCCCACTTTTCTTATAGTGATGGTAATGTTTATTCCATTGTTTGTTTTTGGAAAGAAGAAGTTTTCCTTCATCGGCAATTTTGGAGCTTTAATGTCTTTCTTTTTTGCATTAAATTATTATACAGTTCCATACATCGAAGAATCATCACTTTTCTCTTATATTAACTTGGGAATTATGACATTTTTCTTTGTTTGCAGTCTAAAAACAATGCTTTCTCTAGTAATGTTCTACAAAAAACGCTTTGAGATAGTATAAAGTCAAGATGATTTCATTAGATAGGTTTTTTAAAAAAGAATGGGATCGAATATTATGAGAGTGTATGGCAAATTTCCGTTTTCATTCAAAACTTTTTTTGTTTTTGCGTGAGAGATAGTAGCGGTTACCCCACAGTCTGACGGTAGGAAGTACGAGGAGTAAAAGCGAATAACTCGACCCTTGGGTCACGCCCAAAAGATTAAAAAGAAATTTGCCCTGTACACCCCAACCATATCGTATTTGCATTTTTCAATATTTTTTTTGTAACAAAAAGGTGTTTTTGATTACTAAATAGTTAAATACATCTTAACTATGTTTACCCGCTTCATCAATTTACAATGGAAATCTTTTTGGCGATCAGCTTCTTTAACCTCTGGATTATTTATGAAGTTCTTTATGGGGTTTTGGGCACTTTGGTTTATTGTTATGATGGCTTCGGGAGGAATTGGTGCTTTTTTCTTAATTAAAGAAGAGCTTAATCTCGATCCTCTAGAAACAATAAACAGGTTTTTAATATACTGGCTAGTAGTCGATTTATTGTTTCGATATGCATTACAAAAAATGCCAGTTATTAATATTAAGCCTTTGTTGATCCTTCCTTTCAAGAAAAGAAAAATCGTTTCTTTTGCTTTTGGGAAAACAGTGTTCTCATTTTTTAATAGTATCCATGCTTTCTTTTTTATTCCGTTTTCTATTGTATTGATAGGTAATGAATATCCAGTATTTGATGTGTTATTGTGGAATATAGGACTGGCTGCACTAATCTACAGCAACAATTTCCTAAATATTATTTTAAACAAAAAAGACAACCTTATATTTGTCATAGGAGGTGTTTTGGCAATTTTAGGAGGATTACATTATTTTGAATATTTTGATATCACCACGTATACAGCACCATTTTTTAGAGGACTATACGAGATTCCATTTTTGGTATTGATACCTATAGCGATACTATTGTTTTTAATAACCATATCGTTTCGATCCTTTGTAACTGACCTCTATCTGGATGCCGGATTAGCTGCTAAAACTAAAAATGTAAAAACAGAAAACCTGGAGTGGTTAGATAGGTTTGGTAAGACCGCAACCTTTCTTAAAAATGATATAAAACTCATAAAAAGAAATAAACGAGCCAGATCTACAGTTTTGGTGAGTATTCTGTTCTTATTTTATGGATTGTTATTCTTCACAGGATCTGTAGAGACATATGATGGACCAGTTTGGAGGATTTTTGCTGCAATTTTTGTCACCGGTGGATTTCTATTAAGTTTTGGACAGTTCGTGCCTAGTTGGGATAGCTCTTATTATCCTTTGATGATGAGTCAAAATATTCGTTATAAAGAATATTTATCTTCTAAATGGTGGTTGATGGTAATTGCAACATTGATTTCTACAATATTAGCATCCGGGTATTTGTATTATGGATGGGAAGTATATCTTGCTATAGTGGTAGGAGCAATCTATAATATAGGAGTAAATTCTCATGTAGTATTATGGGCAGGAGCTTATGTAAAAACACCTATTGATTTGACCAGTAATAAAAATGCATTTGGAGATAAGCAGGCATTTAATATGAAAACCATGATGTTGGCTTTGCCCAAAATGGTGTTACCCATGATATTATATGCAATAGGTCATTATGCGTATAGTCCTTATGCAGGATATGCTCTTGTAACTGTAGCAGGTATCGCGGGGTTTGCATTTAAAGATGCTGTTTTTAATAAAATTGAAAGGATTTATAGAACAGAGAAGTATAAAACGATCTTGGCATACAAACAAAAAAAATAAGAAACATGATATCAGTACATAACCTTACTAAAACATATACCGGAAATACCGTACTCAATATAGAATCTCTAGAAATACCGAAAGGAAAAAGCTTTGGTCTGGTAGGTAATAACGGAGCCGGAAAAACAACTTTGTTTAGTGCTATATTAGATCTTATTCAACCCACAACAGGGTATATCGAAAATAAAGGAATTAAAGTTAATGAAAGTGAAGAATGGAAATCTGTAACTTCTGCATTTATTGACGAGACGTTCTTGATAGGGTATCTTACTGCAGAAGAGTATTTTTATTTTATAGGAGAACTTAGAGGGCAGAATAAAGCCGATGTAGATGCATTACTATCAGGTTTTGAAGACTTTTTTCACGGTGAAATTTTAGGGCAAAAAAAATATTTAAGAGATCTCTCTAAAGGAAACCAGAAAAAGGCGGGTATTGTTGCTGCGCTTATTGGTAATCCAGAAGTAATTGTTCTAGATGAACCTTTTGCTAATTTGGATCCAACGACACAAATTCGTTTGAAAAAAATAATTAAAGAATTATCTACAGATTCTAATATCACCGTTTTGGTATCTAGTCATGATCTAATGCATGTTACCGAGGTATGCGAGCGAATTGTAGTGCTGGATAAAGGAGAAGTAGTAAAGGATCTTTCTACATCTGAGGAGACGCTTAGAGAGCTTGAAGCACATTTTGGTTCGCAAGATATTCAAGATACGGTTTTGTCAAAACCGTATCTTGAATAAGGTGTTAAGAGTCTTGTGGGCAATAATGAAAAGGGAGATTATTACAAAGGTTTTCATATGGGTTTTGATATCCTTTTATTCTCGAATCACTACCATCAATCCACCCTTCAGAGCACTTATCTGATGGCCAGTTACCATGATTAACTTTGATCATATAACGATTGCTCGTATAATAAACAACTTTTTTGACAAACCCTACATGACCGGGTTCATTAAATGTATCACTATCATTATTTACGTCCATGATTACTGCAGAATATTTAACAGGGCGATTTGAATTTATGAGTGCCATTTTCCCATCTAAACAAACAGTACTAGTATATATTTTTTCATTATCACACATTATCCATGTAGGCATTAGAGTAACTCCATTTAGGTTACCTTTAATCATTACATGAGCAACACAATTTTTACAATGTTCATTCTGTTTTGATGGATTAGTAGTACCAGGAGAATAATATTCGAGAATAGTCAGAATTTGTTCGGGTGTTAGGTTTTTAAATCGTTCATCATTTGATAGATCAGTATAGGGTTTACTTAAATCAACCTTGTAATATTCATAATCTAATTCGGTTTCTGTTCCTTGCAAATAGATTGCTTTATCTTCTTT
Proteins encoded:
- a CDS encoding DUF5687 family protein; protein product: MFTRFINLQWKSFWRSASLTSGLFMKFFMGFWALWFIVMMASGGIGAFFLIKEELNLDPLETINRFLIYWLVVDLLFRYALQKMPVINIKPLLILPFKKRKIVSFAFGKTVFSFFNSIHAFFFIPFSIVLIGNEYPVFDVLLWNIGLAALIYSNNFLNIILNKKDNLIFVIGGVLAILGGLHYFEYFDITTYTAPFFRGLYEIPFLVLIPIAILLFLITISFRSFVTDLYLDAGLAAKTKNVKTENLEWLDRFGKTATFLKNDIKLIKRNKRARSTVLVSILFLFYGLLFFTGSVETYDGPVWRIFAAIFVTGGFLLSFGQFVPSWDSSYYPLMMSQNIRYKEYLSSKWWLMVIATLISTILASGYLYYGWEVYLAIVVGAIYNIGVNSHVVLWAGAYVKTPIDLTSNKNAFGDKQAFNMKTMMLALPKMVLPMILYAIGHYAYSPYAGYALVTVAGIAGFAFKDAVFNKIERIYRTEKYKTILAYKQKK
- a CDS encoding PadR family transcriptional regulator, with product MGNSKLYKGSLTTIILKLLEESEKMYGYEITQKVKEITKGELNITEGALYPALHKLEAEGLLDVEMQKVDNRLRKYYKLTQKGTRETANRLSELEEYIRTMQTIINPKWSIN
- a CDS encoding ABC transporter ATP-binding protein; the protein is MISVHNLTKTYTGNTVLNIESLEIPKGKSFGLVGNNGAGKTTLFSAILDLIQPTTGYIENKGIKVNESEEWKSVTSAFIDETFLIGYLTAEEYFYFIGELRGQNKADVDALLSGFEDFFHGEILGQKKYLRDLSKGNQKKAGIVAALIGNPEVIVLDEPFANLDPTTQIRLKKIIKELSTDSNITVLVSSHDLMHVTEVCERIVVLDKGEVVKDLSTSEETLRELEAHFGSQDIQDTVLSKPYLE
- a CDS encoding ferredoxin--NADP reductase, translated to MSDFHKLSIQHITRETPLAVSITFAVPTALQDAYSFIPGQYITIKTTIEGKEVRRAYSICSSPKSDILKVAVKEITGGTFSVIANNKLKEGDVLEVHTPEGNFSLTPNAQASNSYAAFAAGSGITPVMSMIKAILEEEPNSRFVLVYGNRTPEETIFYKELLELQANYSNRLFIEFIYSRSQEDNAHFGRIEKSTVNYVLKNKFKDISFTSFYLCGPEEMINTVTSILLENGTTKDNIHFELFTSSASATEIDTDLEGKSNIKVLVDDEEFNFTMDQKKTILDAALDQNIDAPYSCQGGVCSSCICKITEGSAVMEKNSILTDGEIAEGLVLACQAHPTSSSITVDFDDV